In the Uranotaenia lowii strain MFRU-FL chromosome 1, ASM2978415v1, whole genome shotgun sequence genome, TTTGTAAACAGAAACCCCGTGGCTAACGATCGAGCATCGGATTTTCGCACGGGTTACAATCAGATGATCAGATCTGCTCTGATGATCGCGATCCTCAGGGAGCGCAGCGTGGATTTTTACACTTCTTCCGATTAAAAGTCGACGATGGACTAACTTCGCACCTCGCGTTGTAATCAGATCGCGGGACTTTAGTGCGCAATCATTAGCCAGCCAGCGTGCGACGCAAACGGTAAAACGACGAAGCGGCAAAAGATAACATATTGACGATAACGCAAAAAATAAACACCAATAGGTAGGTGGCAGTTCTTTTCGTTCCACAATAAGTACACGAGACCACGAAATATGTAGCTGAAAAGTACTTAGGTAGCTGTGGAATATATTTCAGCTGCAAATGTTCCTATACTTGAGCGGGAAAAGCTGCACAAGTGTGCCTTATGTATTCTGACGGCGCGCCGTCGAGATGAGAGCACATGGGCAGACCATATTTTTCACGGCTTCggcttatttattttgtatgtaTATGATTCGAACTGTTCGATTACCATCGAATTCATGTTGACTTTTGTTTAACCGACTTTGTGGAAAATGGGACACTTTTGTGGGTAACACATTGAGCCGATAACCTATATTGAGGCATTAATTTTTCGAGTGCATCGATGTGTAAACGGTTCCAAAGAGTCGATTCCAACACTTCTAACACTTTCCGGTTTAAAGTACATAATTGATGTTTCTGAAATTAATAAGTTTGCCATATTGGCCCTTGGGAAGATGAAGTATTACATAAAtagataaatcttttttttaactgtatCAAGTGGTTTTAGCCATGTGTTAATTAATCATCATTGTAAGGTTATGAGTCATGATATGGCTTTGAATCGAGAGCATTTTAAAACGCTTCTCGTCCAGAAAAAGATATGAAAAGTATAACCATTTGAGGTTTTGACTACATTTTTTCACCCAATAACGTTTGTTGAAGCGCAGATTACctaaaatatgttatttttctaatgataagaaaattaaaagtttatcttTTAACCAGGGAAAGTAAGGTGGAATTTGTTaaggaagaaacaaaaattttactgaTATGGAGCACGGTATAAAGAATCTCAAACAGAATTTAATCAAGTGCATCACTGAGAATAAAAGCGGGGTTATTCCAGTaggtcaacttttttttaacaaaccacGTGGTACCACAAAACCACTGACAGAGGTATATGCTGACACCTATCTAGGCTGCTTGGAAACTACCAAAATGTTGAAGATGATCCACGCCAACGGCAGTTTAGTTTCCACAAAGTATACGCAATGCCTTACCCATCTTTTTCCActaagggaacatccataaatgacgtagcatttgagggggaggggggggagtttaactttgtgtgacgatgtgtgacgagagggggggggggggggggggtaggggttcaagtaaagctacgtagctttgattaaatatcgaaaaaaaaaaatcaaaattgagctaAATTAtgcctaaagcttagttcttttagaaatgggacagttacgaatgcttgtatctcaaaaacctttcgtttgatctaaatactttctatgaaggaaatgaaggtaattttatgataattcatgaaaaaatttgaaaaaaaatatttatcgtttttttgtaagaattaattctactttattcttggtacctcccttcggccagcgcacacttttttcagtcatgataatgatcagtttttcaaactaatacttctaataatctgtattttaggtggctacatccctctccttcaatttttattactttttggaccaatctttcttttttaagagaaactgaggccactttagtggatacagctgtttcgaaattaccaaatttgattatttttgagcaactttttgagcgtttttattggaatttctgctggcaaaatctggaaataacgaagtaaaaccatgaggagattgaacttaaagtataatcggttagtatagatcgtaggttgcgaagggtacataaaagattactctttttaggcttttgaaaagagtgaaaatcatagttttcgtattgaaaattgttattttttccacaggagcataattttggcaaatcattatattttatacaaaatagccagcaaatacatactttaatatactctggaccttgccacgagcagacgtggtataggattcaaacgctggaatttgtttaaaatagggtatttcatagttttgtcgttcatcagaaatcatctgtcccatagcctcggaaccagatatacagcttacgagctgtggatctggcaaaaaatgtttgtttgaggttaggtttgaatgactcatcaataggcaacactttcagcttatcggagaatattttttttggaaatttcagcgatctacccttagtttttcgctaattgaaaattaaaaatgctggtgtGAGACTTGagttccctgatgacccttagccgaagttgccgatcatatgcttcactccaatggttgatttgaacttagtggacatttttgacaatatttccatactttttcaccactcacatacagtagttctttgaataatcaacggttttgtcggctatcaatttgataatgatgaattttgaatgaaactgtgcaaaattattttttcctttttctcttgcatcgtaaatatctcaaaaacacgtaaattctaaattttgaaaaaaatacgtcggatagtactttttacaggcaacaaaatgctgtcaaaattttgaatgtccgattactagtaaacgagttattagcaaaagaaagtgtcccatttctaaaagaactaagctttaattcaATCCAGTCTGTAGCATGTAGCTTTTGACtcctactgcccgactgttttcaagcgtatcaaggagcgtacatgcaagaaatgcaatttatatattgcttcaaatgttctccaaaaggagcatagctaaatccacaaggccccagcctcggatagaaagattcgtccaaagcgaattgtaggcaaaagaggacaagaagtgctggtcatcactccggaggacgatagagagtgggtggaggcagctgacatcgcagatgcaattattccagcccaacagacgatggaggaaagctgctcaacgatttcattggaatcccgaatggagataatttggaccgacgcaactgattgaatacttactagctatcctgtttgttgaaaggtagcttgattttttttgactgattgatatgcttttttaaacttccatttataacttctttccctttttttgttatttttttgtattattctaaattaaatatcgatttttaaaagtggggggggggggtttattaaagctacgttattatttagggggggtctatgactttgtgacgaatTGCTACGAGTGGGGAGGGGGGTGgtataaaaattcgaaaaaaagctacgtcatttatggacgTTCCCTAACGGTTCACTTCTCCCGTCCCGAAAACGTGCAGTTCAGGTTTTGTCTTTAGGGTTTTTTTGATACCCAGTccttgatattaattttttattttttcctcggaCAGGGGCGGCCCGCTGGAGTTAAGATTCTCTCGAGCCTCTTCCCCAGCAGGAACAAAGCCAtgtcaaaacaattttaacaattttttacaatacaCAATATGTCAGAGCACTGCAGTGAGCGAGGTGACGCTCTGTGAAGGATTCTTTTCCCCGTATTTCGTCCAGGCGGAGAAGATTTGCGTTTCTGGACAAACGGCGAGACGTCATTCTTTCGAGGCGCAAGTTGTGGTGGGATTCTCTGCTTGTCAGGAGTTTGTGGGTAAACATTAGAGTGTGGAACTCCTGTGCGCCTCGAATGGGAAGTACTAAATTATTCATGCCATACAACGCCTCAGACGGATAAAACCAGGCCAGCATGAAAACAGTCTTGAGGACACGGTTTTACATGGTTTGCAGTTCCCTAAGGTGGCTTTTACATGTCCTACAGCGCTGAGAATGGGAGTAAGCtaaatagcggcacgttatttAAATATACGGTAAAATTGTGCCCAgatggcaagtcagttgcttcctgagccgatttccgtgagttcgaacccaagagtaaacatcgatcacagttgtaccggaaaagtttttcaatgacagtCCGCCTACTGCATCgctgatataagtcgcgaatgaaatacagatgttaaaacgactataaccgaaaaaaaaacgaaacgaaagCAGGTTACAGTCGAAGCCAGTGCTGAAGGACTTGAAATTATGGTGTCATCGGTAAAGAGCGTAACTTTGCCATGAACCTTTAGTTGTGGAAGATCGTTAACAAAAACTAGAAACGTCAACGGGCCTAGGTTACTTCCTTTTGGTACTCCCGTTGCCACGAACCTTTTGCTACTTGAGCATCCTTTCAGAGACGCGAATTTCTGTCGAGCTGTTatgtaaagtctgtttcacatagaatctggtcgcatcttttcatttactacagcgtccctagttgtcacatcgcgaatctattgacagtgttttgatccggatagtttgtttacttagtggtgaaaatttcatcaggattgaagcagtcagtcaaaagttatcgacgatggaacgcgaaggcgagagaaaattctgcacactcacgtagagaaaccgacgtggtcaggggtaaagatcgcgaaattcctgaaatatccaaaatcgactgtaaattcggtgctgcaacgttaccgggagacccctacggttgatcgagcaaatcaaaccaggcgtaaaagtggaacatatgaccggaagctgcgagcaaaggtaattagatcagttcacaataatcctggaatctccttgcgtgatttggcgaaaaagttcaagacgaaccacagtacagcattttgatggacgacgaaacttacatcaaaatggattttggacaaatacccggtaacaaattttaccttgcgaagcgtaaaagGAATGTTGCGgctagattcaagtttgttttcgcagataaatatgctcgtaagttgatgatttggcaaaggatctgtagttgtgggaagaagactaagattttcatcactggggacacaatgaatggaaatgtttacaaagaagaatgtcttcagaagagggttttgccattcattcggtcccacaaaggtccggtaaagttctggccggacctggcaagttgccactacagccgggatgtcgttaagtggtataaggagaacaaggtcgattttgttgaaaaaagcatcaatccaccaaattgtccggattttggtctcatcgagaaatattgggcaatagttaagagcaaactgaagaaatgtggcagaaccatgaaaaaccccgctcaaatggaaaagtggtggaacaagatggcgaatgaggttaccagcagtactgtgcagaaaataatGGGTGGTATCctaaaaaaagttcgaaaattcatccgaaaagctgatgaatgatttttatgtatttttttacttaaattgcAATAacaaccctacaaaatgacatttttacttttgttgtacgttatttttttgcggagaaatgatctattttatccgaccagattctatgtgaaacagactttagctTTCAATTAACCGATGGGGCTGGCCTCTTATTCCATACCATTCCAATTTTTGCAACATGGTGTCGAATGATTTCCTCAGGTCCAAAAACAGGGCCCCAGCGTAGTTGCGATTTTCCAGGTCGTCATGTACATCTTTTAGGAATTCAGAATTTGCTGTTAAAGTACTGAATCCCTTTCTGAATCCATATTGGCGTGGACTCGATAGGTACTCACTTATCTAGTGACGAGAAGTTTTTCCAGGATTTTGTTCAAGACTGAGAGCGTTGAGATTGGACGGTAGTTTGAAACGTCTGAGTTGTCTCGAGACTTGAAAATAGGAGTTACTCGGGCTAGTTTCAATGCGTCGGGATAACTGTCAGGGTATTGGAGAACGCCAAGTGATGTGTCCACGGTGTCCCTAGTGTCATATAGCTCTCTAAGAGAGCTTCCAAAGAAGAAAGTGACAATGCTAAATCAAAGATTAGATGAATTCATTAGCATCAGTTTCAAGCATCAAACTTTCAGAAGAGTCATTTAGACACACTATAGAGCGGATGAGGGTTGAAGAAAATGCCATCTTTCAAAACCGTCTAATTTCGTTTGAAAGTTTACCCACATCCGTTATTAAAAGATCCAACTGGTGACATATGAAGGGATAGTTCTGTGAATTGGGTCATATCCATCTTACAGCtatgatgagaaaaaaaaaacaaatagattACAGCAATTAGCATGGaagtctttttttatattttcaataatagTACATTTTAATACTTACACCGTGTTCTACAGAGTCGATAATTTACTAATACCTAACATTAATTCGCACATATTCTAACATAGCTGTTAAAAACGTAAAAACATGTTCTGATCTAAATTAATATCACTTTTGTCTAACCGTTTATCTCGTGAAAGATAAGTTCGTAGTTCTTTTTGGACGtcttattgcaaaaaaaaacagttcaccTCACTCTCGATCATGTTCGCATGGACTAATAACGTTGCTGCTAACCTGAATTGTTTGGTTTGGCTGTCAGGCATCGGCATACTCAACGATATCGTCTATTTTAACAGTAACATCACTTCCGCCCGAGTGATCCGAGCGACCAGAGGACGAGTTGGAAGTCGAGCTGCTCGAGTCGGAATCGAAGGACGCCTGATGTTCGATCCGGGGTAGCGGAACGGGTTTGGACTGTGGTGGCACTTTTTTGGCTGGCAGAGTGTACTCCGGTATTTCCCTACTGCTAGTTGGAGATCGATCCATATACCGCAGCTGGGGCACTGCGGACTGAACCCCAGATGACGATGGGCTATCGATGGCTGGACCACTATTGCCGCCGCCATTGGTGCTTAGAATATCCGGAAGATTTCGAGATGGCCCGGGTTGCGGTTGTGGAAGTGCTTTTTGGCTATAGTGGACAGAAGCCGCGGTAGCTCCTATGTTATTGCCTATGGCGTATGGTGTGATAAGCGTACGAGTGTTATCTagaataataaaatgaaaatagttttaacaAAAGTACAGTTGAAAGTGGAACAGACAAATTTACCTTTGTTCATTATTTGAACTGGTTCTGAGTAGTGAGGATCGTTCAAATCCATGGGGGCGGCATATTCGTTTATCAGCAAAGGTTGTGCCGCACTTGTGAGTTCTGCATAGATGTGATCCGGACCAGTTCCAGTAGCTTGCAGCACCGTGGTACCTGGTCCAGCAACTGATGGTTCCGCATAGATCGTTTCATGAGGAGAGGTGCTCGGACTAGGTGCCAAATGTCTATACAGGATATCGGTGAAGGCTACAAAGTCATCTCCACTATTCTCgcactcattcaattttctcaCGATTTCACCAATTGTGAGAACCTTTTCCGTTTCAGTGGAATTTCCATCGAGAAGTTTTTTCGTGTGAACGAAGATTTCCTCAAACATTTCAGgtgattgtttttcttttatctttTCCAAAGTTTGATTGATTATTGCCTTGTCGTCCTTCGTGAATGCTTTCGAGGGTTTGTGAGTCATGGTAAAGGAAGCATTAGATACGACATCTGCTGAGCTGTTTGAGTTCTTTCTACAACATGCTCTACAGAACACAATACATAAAATTAGTATGACAAGTAGGACAATTACTGCTACTGCAAACGCGATGTACTGGTAATAGTCGTTGTAGTCCATTGACTCGATTTCTGTTGGACTGACGAAATGTGGCTCGACTTTTTTCTCCTTCTGTCCTCGGGAGCAGTCGATCGTTCGAGTCGTTTCATCGCAAACCTGCTGCATAAAAGCCCTAACGTTAAAAGTACTAGCATTGTAACAATGCCTCAGCGTTTCCTCAACCCGGCAATAGCTTTCCCGCAGTAGCTTGTCGTAATCCTGAAAGTATAGTTCCTTAAGCCAACGCTCGTCACAGCTGCACAATTTGTTGAACGAGGTTTCCGTCATACTGCAGGCCTGGTGCTGAAAGAAGCTGAAACTCCTTATTTGAGCCTGGGTGATTGAGTTTCCGTGAAATCGGCACACTTCCGGCACACCCGCCGTCGGTTCCAGCGTGAAATAGTTGAACTCTCCGAAGGAATTATTCGCAATGACGACATTCGTCCAGCCGGCGTTTTGATAGAACCAATTTTTGCCcgttttgatcattttattgTTACTTATCGTCGATGAGATACCGGTGAATTTTATGGCGTCCGCTGCCGTTTCGTTTATTCTGGaattgaaatttacatttttataagATAATAAGAATAcaatcaaatttgatattattttcaatttataatttttatttatttgtatgaatataaaaatgttattcAGTTGTATGAATTACAATCAGCTCATGAATCTTCTGTGAGTGGAAGGGAATGTCTAGTAATGAACAGAAACCGAGTTAAAAACTTCTGGGACCACTGAGGGTTTCCAGAACTACAATAGCTACAAAGTCTTCCTGTTGCTCAGTATATTATTCTAACCGATAGTTTGAGTTGTCTcacgagccttcaaaaaatcaacatcaatcaaaaatatcccGTTGCTTGGTACGATATAAAAGCATCCATTCTTGAAGGACAAAGAATAAAGTACGAGATCCATCTGATATGGGTTCCGTCTCACAGAGGTATTCCGATGAACGAGTTGGCAGATCAAGAGGCGAAAAGTGCGTGCATCAATGGTGGAACAGCAGATTATATTTTTaacatcattcgacatccaGTTTCCGATTCAGCGTACAACAGTGCACAAATGGCAAGCCAAATGGAATTCAGGAACTAAAGGACGTTTCTGTCACAGCATCATCTCTAACGTTTCGCTCCAACCATGGTTTAGTAGCTTGGATCTCAACCGCAGACAAATTGTAATCCTTtccaaattaatatcaaatcattCACGGCTCCCTGCTCATCTCACTAGGAATGGTATCCTATTGGATGCTACGTGCAGTTGTGGCGAATCCATCGCAGATTCTGATCACATTATCTTCGCATGTagcagatttgaaaatcttcgtaGACCTATCTggcgaattttaatgaaaaaaggaattccacccgatattcatttgatactaaaaaagaaagacattgaattatataaaacgatagctaattttgtaattgaatgtGAAATAGACATGTAAGTAGAAGATTAATCAACACTTGGCCGGTTATGTTATAGAggtaaagccaataaaaaaaaaaaaaaaaaagagctacAAATCTTTCTCTACGCAGAACTTCaagtgaaaaatttacaagtgaTTTTCCGCAAACCAGTTTGGGCTAGAGGCAATCACATcgtaaagttcaaatttaaccaaattttaatcttaattctaGAGTTGAAATCTAGACCCTGGATTTAGATCTCAAATCCTGTATCCATCTTACCAAGCTTGGCCCAAACAAAAATCCAGAAACGTCGGgaaagatttgaatttctgatgCTCATTTGGATCACCACTGAAGACTGGGATATAAGCTTTTTGTTACAAATAAATATTCAGAAAGTAGGTACTTCACATTTGTATTTATCATATGAGGTACTTGGAGCATAGAGGCAAATTCCGAGAAAAcacacttttaaatttttatgtttggtCATTCTgcatatatttttcgagaatttgtatttgtctttcgaacgtaaaagtgTGTAGAAAAAGGCtataaacctgaaaaaatcaccaaatttagTTTTCAATGAGAAAACCCGTTTagcattattaactcaaaatcgcaTTATTAACTTATTTCTGCGCTTAGAGGTCTCAAATTGTGTAAAGTATTGCAGCGCTAATTTAattacagtaaggttttttacgcggctttttttgtGCGGGTTTTtcttacacggctttttttacgtgGTTTTtggacatgagatatgagacatgagatatgagtcCTGAAACAAGAGACATGGGACTTGaggcctgagacatgagacatgagactgagacctgagacctgaatcCTAAGACATGAggcttgagacatgagacctgagacaaaagaaatgaaacatgagacctgagacatgagacttgagatctgagacaaaagacatgagacttgagacctgagacttgagacctgagacatgagacatgagacataagacatgagacataagacctgacacctgacacctgagacaaaaaacatgagacttgagacctagacctgagacattagacatgagatatgagacctgagacctgagacctgagacctcagTACGTAATACGTACTGCGTAAAAAAATCCTTACtgtacatcactagaaccggtattaaaatgcatttctgatgaaatcggaaaaaatagaaattataatgttgatgccaaatgacttaaaaatacatTAAACGTTGAAATATCTActtcagggtttgaaaaattacgaaatggGGGTCCCCAAATGACCTAGAAAACCACGAAACGTCGAGATATCTggtgttatgaaaaaaaaattgcaagtttgaaggcttgtagcttttttcagaagcttcaaaataaaaaaatgtcttcGGGGACtccaaatgatttcaaaagttcttgaatattgtatctttacttttttttatagacgaaccctggaagcctggacaaaaaaaaaactcccttttccgactgaAAGCCTACATCATGAATCcaagaaatatgtttttaaattttttttaatgaaatgatcacaaaaagttaaaaaaaaaaatggtctgaaaaacctacttttcattcgattgctagtaaatactgtttaagcgatggtagagtttaaaaaaaatatgaccacaaaatttattgaaattctaacattttgctgcctttagattttcgatgcaacaaaaattgaatttactggaatttttcaaagttcactactttgcgcgatttttttacaaattgaaatttcatctagctagggtaacggacctattttggaccgctttgggaaggaGCTatgcaattttctaaaataaaaaaaaatacatgttacagtttttgactgctttatccgttaaTTACGAAGataaggctttttctatcgaaacatatcgtcgtttgtaacaatgttacaagatttaagcctaaaaacgtGTTTCTTCGATCATAACGCTGGGCGGAATTTTGGACCACAAGGttcctattttggaccaccctctaaacctattttggaccaccctcaaACTGAATAAgttatcattttctaaactttgcTATAATTACGAAAGCGATTGATGCGCATTTATGTAAATAACTCAggtgatcttttttttattcctgtagggtaaatgatcttgagcggaactagtcgaaatctgatcttgagcggaaccatttatttttcctaagaTATAAGCAATAATTGTTTATGaatattatcaaaatgttgaaaaaacactttttcaaaatcttttcaaacaagcattaacatttttgctaaagtttattaactgaaataatgttattagaagatttaaaaacatacgcatttctgctgcaattttcatcaatctacgctgactttgaacgtcaatttatgtaacccttggccgttataaactgattcttaatgactaaaatggtagaaaaattcttaaagaagCATTATTCGAGTTTTAGTAAcaagttttctatcaaaatatcaataaatcgcgtagtttttaaaagtaaaatatgatcttgagtggaaccatctttgatcttgagcggaactactagcttccgaaataaaccgctaggtgcgctgtcttatgcctaatgtctcacacgtGATTTTaacccctgaatatatgcagcacctttgtattttccttattatatcagctttagggaAAGAAAAGATGTATAATTAAattcgaatagaacaaaaattaattaattggtGTCATAGCGTACCAAGctaggcacacaaaaagtttaaatttttcgggtacaagaaatgtttttttgattctttctttcagagggtcgacgggaaggaggaggaaggctttcatacatatttttttggcataattcgagaactaatgaagccaataaagttaagtcattatttcagaataagaatcaatctccattgccattactattcgtactttaagaagtagctttcatttgaagaggttgttttatatgttcaaattccaattgaaaacctGAATTCTACCtaataaacaaatatttaaattgtttttaacacacattccttcagttttacaaagtgtagcaaagcacaccgggttagctattttataatactccacgattcaattggtggcccgGTATTTAAACTCTATCCAATTCCCTTGTGTTTGATTTaacacttgagctcgaactggaagtcggtttgagaaatgattgttttatcaattgagctaaataattaatgtttccataaattttaaatttccataattataattttttttgtcaatattaaatttagtttgcttactttgaattagaaaggTATGAAAAGATTCtcaacgtaaactgatttttcccaactaaaatttaaaaatgatcaattttatcatgaatttccaatgtaattaaagtatttaagggaatgagaaatgacaaaaaaaatcagtttttttttctcaaaaacattgatttagagcaatgtacagtatttttttttgcaaaatctgttaTTAAAGGCATCTTCTTATGTATTTCTGACTctgtcgttaccttcaaaagtcgttcgggtcaatatgacccgaagcgcagattcaaAGCATCTTAATCATAATTACAACATACTGAGGAACTGACGTTTTTGAGAGACCAAATATGATCTATGAAAATGTTattcaaattaacgacaaaaaactaaaatttaagtttgaaatatcaattcattaagaaatgagatacagcgatgcaaagtcaaaattggatgtctttgttttgagttagattttttttctaacggaAAATCCAGAATAGCGATCAAAAAATTCATTGGACCCCcacatatttatacatcgtcggatagatgtattcttaacaat is a window encoding:
- the LOC129740123 gene encoding uncharacterized protein LOC129740123 — protein: MHLNGMALMMIFSTRRVQLFFAIILVYDISSIETSQTLGHIIDGRVPVASVNRRAAAFDYHAENTGGESNERLRSRRSTATIVSAIGAAIAGQIGSQQSLCNKEGCSCLDQPILTINCEVHDSELTLSGQYNIPREARGLNLRLGNRRARLIIDSKQFANSLLNHVLVEGNYATGNGQEHVEFLSEAFCLNNGTFPELEVKNVHTVVFRKRTFCQEFKLNVTSASDVIIMPEAFSVPESEILLSRIRDIRIDEDAFRGSITTRLEIINSGIRELAKLRASFREIKFIGSTIKEVSMHAFDVNKIDSLIFENCEIGVLKSQAVTEKLLCKYFTMTGCKIAAIEKNFIADSGLTHFRLESNVINETAADAIKFTGISSTISNNKMIKTGKNWFYQNAGWTNVVIANNSFGEFNYFTLEPTAGVPEVCRFHGNSITQAQIRSFSFFQHQACSMTETSFNKLCSCDERWLKELYFQDYDKLLRESYCRVEETLRHCYNASTFNVRAFMQQVCDETTRTIDCSRGQKEKKVEPHFVSPTEIESMDYNDYYQYIAFAVAVIVLLVILILCIVFCRACCRKNSNSSADVVSNASFTMTHKPSKAFTKDDKAIINQTLEKIKEKQSPEMFEEIFVHTKKLLDGNSTETEKVLTIGEIVRKLNECENSGDDFVAFTDILYRHLAPSPSTSPHETIYAEPSVAGPGTTVLQATGTGPDHIYAELTSAAQPLLINEYAAPMDLNDPHYSEPVQIMNKDNTRTLITPYAIGNNIGATAASVHYSQKALPQPQPGPSRNLPDILSTNGGGNSGPAIDSPSSSGVQSAVPQLRYMDRSPTSSREIPEYTLPAKKVPPQSKPVPLPRIEHQASFDSDSSSSTSNSSSGRSDHSGGSDVTVKIDDIVEYADA